A single genomic interval of Synergistaceae bacterium harbors:
- a CDS encoding AAA family ATPase: protein MERQVIEMYAGRSVVVYLKPDYEKIQGVLELGKGDSIIVGGEAVIFEMVARVKLVDGDAAPSVPEETSAVFLGELEECFGRMKALPEEEVFSDAYFKKARPKTFGAQSETDKLMNKYKSAVRNHEDAPNSKRMAEIIRDAQLLWEEDRADAFAGKFWAFMLYLAGKKEESADVCMEVMDFGTAMAVYPSLKVAENAVREAAYQSMTPRIFAFVAGLDAKHLVPVLQSLFESVIANAHAEIDADYRRECFTHIAAISWKVLNFSGWQDKKELLSERNITSLKTWLDALPEAVRKTEPTPAEPHVSAHSGAEEKLDAKEEAVGQDTVFEGEIVWFNRDSIYGHIHSPAAGRCIEFSETLNRDDIFFHLYQTSDTELRRILLLNTQEVAGLKVTFRLGIKDDGRISAYDVKASCPLPEAKPVPDGMEEDGKIESFDKVKMAGRIISSSDGSKYGFEVSGVADPLLYVFLVYDPKVGGHPVKFVRTFVKNGQVQAEDIVSAAAGFPDEKLSNWERAGVLDKARKLVEDSPHDAADRSAKEGMRIDRVVHVRHIALDPYDPETAKKSPPAAGPVFVPPPPPPEDYYLAAKEAADRKNFDEAEQLYIKAVSRGDSRELAAGELLGLYRERSLFGKARDFLERYGDIFPDERRRSFWIQYYEASGEGYGELLRLYDESAAAYGDDKLDTKLAFIIKKARLQYRNSDFQAALAACDEGLSLTPNSGYQNLQASLKKIKALSLRALGRNEEAASLARELRRIPTFRADTDLMAILGTQKPDEEAAVNSFTLLPAFLQDKIRYISIDEKLHTEFVTEAGYKKGHYDSRGNLIDVRTEYRSLVAGSKPDDANPAKAERCFAIARYVYKFLACADSRETSSYPELSEEIITANAYKGLEHMLYHQLEQKHYDSARYYCLLMLKRPGSEKAEDWMRIFICSYFDSGLVWDRKRDKWTAEDLRALSRSSLKDSVDFDEFFGGLLSVAASGGSSITDQVLSILLYHPYPEYSGELLRKLGLDANSTYEEVLERFTSELALFKDRQQNFAKAIASAGTGDIMQSSSISKTESCIDGHRYIYGKDKAYASALRNILAQLKRYVELDDFDSRIYVLDQVINAAGSSISQIVQQPTRCSYECFLPVLNNILRRAVSEKSQQYAIPPELSCLVAECIRQDRRVTAVIEVKNSLARQKAMNVRAEVTGLPVGVVCRKTDIDSVISGGARSECILSIELPENYEDTSIEFQLRILYQYYSMMPSSEDGLPVQAAQGEYRPSLPPLTLNYRENFTEIPNPFSHYSNGHGVDDPDMVFGRDDDIAGIMNRLCSDGKLTRGRSIALYGQKRSGKTTLLYQIRRRIEEEFAGRTLSVDLGSVGSYGWEGGFNRGMMHQIVRGIQDDLDYDDELYDAACRRGITFPDNILYDENYSDVFNAFMKEFTSFLEEERPGCSIVIFLDEFTYYYSYIKEGKVDAASLDFWKAMCEVYKVILVIVGQDSMTQLKQMSPCANALAATELYPVRYLKPEHSERLIRKPLEKVHAGVKIDDEAVERLFRLTYGSAYLLMILCSCMVDYLNANLLSSVSPQIVDKVADEAFRTGRISRQHFQPMYNDSLGGNDLDHLEAHDRENLRLLAAVASSAGGDHEASVSDFSGLLEDWDAKKTDEMLQALVDREVLCFKDGRYRIYVGLLEEWLKHYYQGGVSL, encoded by the coding sequence ATGGAACGACAAGTTATCGAGATGTATGCAGGAAGAAGCGTAGTAGTCTACCTCAAACCTGATTACGAGAAGATACAGGGAGTTCTTGAGCTCGGCAAGGGCGACTCAATCATAGTTGGCGGCGAGGCAGTAATCTTCGAGATGGTAGCAAGAGTAAAGCTCGTTGATGGTGATGCCGCGCCTTCTGTCCCAGAAGAGACTTCGGCTGTGTTTCTCGGCGAACTGGAAGAATGTTTCGGCAGGATGAAGGCTCTTCCTGAAGAAGAAGTATTCTCAGACGCTTACTTCAAAAAAGCCCGGCCCAAGACATTCGGTGCGCAGTCCGAGACGGATAAGCTCATGAACAAGTACAAGTCCGCCGTGAGAAACCACGAAGACGCTCCTAACTCAAAGCGCATGGCAGAGATAATCCGTGATGCACAGCTTTTGTGGGAGGAAGACAGGGCAGATGCTTTCGCCGGAAAGTTCTGGGCGTTCATGCTGTACCTTGCAGGCAAGAAGGAAGAGAGCGCGGATGTCTGCATGGAGGTGATGGATTTCGGCACGGCAATGGCTGTCTATCCTTCCCTGAAAGTCGCGGAAAATGCGGTGCGTGAGGCCGCCTATCAGTCGATGACACCGCGAATCTTTGCGTTTGTTGCCGGGCTTGACGCTAAACATCTAGTGCCGGTGTTGCAGAGCCTCTTCGAGAGTGTGATAGCGAACGCTCACGCAGAGATAGACGCGGACTACCGCAGGGAGTGTTTCACTCACATTGCGGCAATTTCGTGGAAAGTGCTGAATTTTTCCGGCTGGCAGGACAAGAAGGAGCTGTTGTCCGAAAGAAATATCACCTCCCTTAAAACCTGGCTCGATGCTCTGCCGGAAGCTGTCCGCAAAACAGAGCCAACCCCCGCAGAACCGCATGTCAGCGCACATTCCGGCGCAGAGGAGAAACTTGACGCAAAGGAAGAGGCCGTCGGCCAAGACACAGTGTTTGAGGGCGAAATAGTCTGGTTTAACCGGGACAGTATTTACGGGCACATTCACAGCCCTGCGGCAGGCAGGTGCATCGAGTTTTCCGAGACACTGAACAGGGACGACATCTTCTTTCACCTCTACCAGACGAGCGACACTGAGCTTCGCAGAATCCTCCTTCTGAACACTCAGGAAGTCGCAGGCCTCAAGGTAACGTTCCGTCTCGGCATAAAGGATGACGGCAGAATCTCCGCCTATGACGTGAAGGCCTCATGCCCGCTCCCTGAAGCTAAGCCTGTTCCCGACGGCATGGAGGAGGACGGAAAGATAGAGTCTTTCGACAAAGTGAAGATGGCCGGCAGGATAATTTCTTCGTCGGACGGCAGCAAGTACGGCTTCGAGGTTTCTGGTGTCGCTGATCCTCTCCTGTATGTTTTTCTGGTCTATGACCCAAAAGTGGGCGGGCATCCCGTGAAGTTTGTCAGGACATTCGTCAAGAACGGGCAGGTTCAGGCTGAGGACATCGTTTCTGCCGCCGCTGGTTTCCCCGACGAGAAGCTGAGCAATTGGGAGCGCGCCGGTGTCTTGGATAAAGCACGCAAGCTCGTGGAAGATTCACCTCACGATGCCGCCGACAGGTCAGCAAAGGAAGGCATGAGGATAGACAGAGTCGTACACGTCAGACACATAGCACTTGACCCCTACGACCCTGAAACCGCAAAGAAATCCCCGCCCGCCGCAGGACCTGTGTTTGTTCCGCCGCCGCCGCCGCCTGAGGATTACTACCTTGCCGCGAAGGAAGCAGCTGACCGCAAGAATTTCGATGAAGCCGAACAGCTCTACATCAAGGCAGTCAGCAGGGGAGACAGCCGGGAACTTGCCGCCGGAGAACTGCTCGGGCTCTACAGGGAACGAAGTTTGTTCGGCAAGGCACGGGACTTCCTCGAGAGGTACGGCGATATTTTTCCCGACGAACGGAGGCGCAGTTTCTGGATTCAGTACTACGAAGCGAGCGGCGAAGGCTACGGGGAACTTCTGCGGCTATATGACGAATCTGCTGCTGCTTACGGTGATGACAAGCTGGACACAAAACTTGCCTTCATCATCAAGAAAGCCCGCCTGCAATACAGGAACAGCGATTTTCAGGCGGCACTTGCTGCATGCGACGAAGGCTTGAGCCTCACACCGAACAGCGGCTACCAGAATCTGCAGGCCAGCTTGAAGAAGATCAAGGCACTCTCGCTCCGTGCACTTGGCCGGAACGAAGAAGCTGCTTCCCTTGCCCGCGAACTCCGGCGGATACCGACCTTCAGGGCTGACACCGACCTCATGGCCATTCTTGGTACGCAGAAGCCGGACGAGGAAGCCGCCGTCAATAGTTTCACGCTCCTTCCAGCGTTCCTTCAGGACAAGATACGCTACATCTCGATTGACGAGAAACTTCACACAGAGTTTGTTACTGAGGCGGGCTACAAGAAAGGGCACTACGATTCGCGCGGAAACTTGATCGATGTCAGGACGGAGTACCGTTCGCTTGTCGCAGGGAGCAAACCTGACGACGCAAACCCAGCCAAAGCCGAGAGATGTTTTGCCATTGCGCGGTATGTGTACAAGTTTCTTGCCTGCGCAGATTCTAGAGAGACGAGCAGTTATCCCGAACTCAGCGAGGAGATTATTACCGCCAACGCCTACAAGGGTCTTGAGCACATGCTCTATCATCAGCTCGAACAGAAACATTACGACAGTGCACGGTATTACTGTCTTCTTATGCTCAAGCGTCCCGGCAGCGAGAAAGCTGAAGACTGGATGCGGATATTCATATGCTCGTACTTCGACAGCGGGCTCGTCTGGGATCGCAAAAGGGACAAGTGGACAGCTGAGGATCTGCGCGCGCTCTCGAGAAGCAGCCTTAAGGACAGCGTTGACTTCGATGAATTTTTCGGAGGGCTGCTTTCCGTAGCGGCTTCAGGGGGAAGCTCCATCACTGACCAGGTGCTGAGCATCCTGCTGTACCACCCTTACCCTGAATATTCCGGCGAACTCTTGAGGAAGCTGGGTCTCGACGCTAACTCTACTTACGAGGAAGTCCTTGAACGTTTCACCAGCGAACTTGCTCTCTTCAAGGACAGGCAGCAGAACTTCGCCAAAGCTATTGCCTCAGCTGGTACGGGCGACATAATGCAGTCCTCATCCATCAGCAAGACGGAAAGCTGTATCGACGGGCACAGGTACATTTACGGCAAGGACAAGGCCTACGCTTCCGCCCTGCGGAACATACTTGCCCAGCTCAAGAGGTATGTTGAGCTCGATGATTTCGACAGCCGTATCTACGTGCTGGATCAGGTCATAAATGCGGCGGGAAGCAGCATAAGCCAGATAGTACAGCAGCCCACGAGATGCAGCTACGAGTGCTTCTTGCCCGTCCTGAATAACATTCTGCGCCGTGCAGTCTCCGAGAAGTCGCAGCAGTACGCAATTCCGCCGGAGCTGTCGTGCCTTGTCGCCGAGTGCATAAGGCAGGATCGTAGAGTTACGGCAGTCATTGAGGTCAAGAACAGCCTTGCCCGACAGAAGGCAATGAATGTCCGCGCGGAAGTTACCGGCCTTCCTGTTGGGGTAGTGTGCCGCAAAACTGACATCGATTCCGTTATTTCCGGCGGGGCAAGATCCGAGTGTATACTGAGCATCGAGCTCCCCGAGAACTACGAGGACACGAGCATAGAGTTTCAGCTCAGGATTTTGTACCAGTACTACAGCATGATGCCTTCATCGGAGGACGGTCTCCCCGTGCAGGCGGCTCAGGGCGAATACAGGCCTTCCCTGCCGCCTTTGACGCTGAATTACAGGGAGAACTTCACGGAGATACCCAACCCGTTCTCGCATTACAGCAACGGGCACGGGGTTGATGACCCTGACATGGTGTTCGGGCGTGATGATGACATTGCCGGCATAATGAACAGGCTGTGCTCCGACGGCAAGCTGACGCGCGGCAGGTCAATAGCTCTTTACGGGCAGAAGCGCAGCGGCAAAACTACGCTGCTTTATCAGATACGCAGGCGCATAGAGGAGGAGTTTGCTGGCCGTACGCTCTCTGTGGATCTGGGCAGTGTCGGGTCATACGGCTGGGAAGGCGGCTTCAACAGGGGCATGATGCACCAGATAGTGCGCGGGATACAGGACGATCTCGACTACGACGATGAGCTGTACGATGCTGCCTGCAGGCGCGGAATAACTTTCCCTGACAACATCCTGTACGACGAGAATTACTCTGATGTCTTCAACGCCTTCATGAAGGAGTTTACCAGCTTCTTGGAGGAAGAGAGGCCGGGCTGCAGTATCGTGATATTCCTTGACGAGTTCACGTACTATTACAGCTACATCAAGGAAGGCAAGGTAGATGCCGCTTCGCTGGATTTCTGGAAGGCAATGTGCGAAGTGTACAAAGTGATACTCGTGATAGTCGGCCAAGACAGCATGACACAGCTAAAGCAGATGAGCCCTTGCGCCAATGCTCTTGCGGCGACAGAACTCTACCCTGTGCGCTACCTCAAGCCGGAACATTCGGAGCGTCTGATCCGCAAGCCGCTCGAGAAGGTACATGCTGGCGTAAAGATTGACGACGAAGCAGTCGAGAGACTTTTCCGGCTGACGTACGGAAGCGCGTACCTGCTCATGATACTGTGTTCCTGCATGGTAGATTACCTCAACGCGAACCTACTCTCCTCAGTGAGCCCCCAGATTGTCGACAAGGTAGCTGACGAGGCTTTCAGGACGGGCAGAATATCGCGCCAGCACTTCCAGCCCATGTACAATGACTCGCTGGGCGGGAACGACCTTGACCACCTCGAAGCCCACGACAGGGAGAACTTGAGGCTTCTTGCGGCTGTTGCGTCGTCGGCGGGAGGGGATCATGAGGCATCGGTGTCGGACTTCTCCGGCCTGCTGGAGGACTGGGACGCGAAGAAGACCGACGAGATGCTGCAGGCTCTCGTGGACAGGGAGGTTCTGTGCTTCAAGGACGGCAGATACCGCATTTACGTTGGACTTTTGGAGGAATGGCTGAAGCATTATTATCAGGGAGGCGTATCGCTTTGA
- a CDS encoding ATP-binding protein, producing MSRVFATGTLASGSQIIGRTELIDRIAKYLYDDGKNVSLVGLPGSGKTSSACEALNRIAKRKDFDGRHTLLLKTSLGLYESFEEYWKGCVLELYDMASESGIIHHILDRERDIFASASSLPYGEVKAHTETFLKCLKKLGVRTIIFVDEFDAAVKLFGGARHYYEFFREAGSGERFSIRFLITSRLQIKRIETNAYGNSTLWAIFDEIGVHEFSDAEMEDYYTLLEEYVVPLTVEARQRIYQTAGRFPALLSLIGDRIVDMREQGTVPDVEKVIEQERDGILRIFSRVFKCLCDDKSAALVIQAAVGPRYKITPAEIQTLSEYMGYIFHEAKGFWTIISPEFLNYLRCQKLNVPIWPQLSEAQAALVRLVREKLTEHFGVDRHNLDDVLIAKKLIPATKIDQYISDRDNNRKKYGVESDLLDVLPIEGLANIISQYWPGIFSEYFKGKDYEGYWRPRFLELARARNPVAHAHPDYLTDEDIARVNAICIEIMECL from the coding sequence TTGAGCAGAGTTTTCGCAACTGGGACGCTGGCTTCCGGCTCGCAGATAATAGGACGCACGGAGCTTATCGACAGGATCGCAAAGTATCTGTACGACGACGGAAAGAATGTATCGCTTGTTGGTTTGCCGGGCTCGGGAAAAACATCATCGGCCTGCGAGGCACTGAACAGAATCGCGAAGAGGAAGGACTTTGACGGCAGGCACACACTGCTTCTCAAGACCAGCCTTGGGCTTTATGAGTCGTTCGAGGAGTACTGGAAGGGATGCGTGCTCGAGCTTTATGACATGGCTTCTGAAAGCGGCATCATCCACCATATTCTCGACAGGGAGCGTGATATCTTTGCGTCGGCATCTTCACTGCCCTACGGCGAGGTCAAGGCACACACTGAAACGTTCCTGAAGTGCCTGAAGAAGCTCGGCGTGAGGACAATAATATTTGTTGACGAGTTTGACGCGGCCGTAAAGCTCTTCGGCGGTGCCAGGCATTACTACGAGTTCTTCAGGGAGGCCGGTAGCGGAGAAAGGTTCAGCATACGCTTCCTGATAACCTCGCGCCTGCAGATCAAACGTATAGAGACGAACGCTTACGGCAATTCCACGCTCTGGGCAATCTTCGATGAAATAGGAGTGCACGAGTTCTCTGACGCAGAAATGGAGGATTACTATACTCTCCTTGAGGAATACGTCGTGCCTCTGACTGTCGAGGCGAGACAGAGAATCTACCAGACAGCGGGGCGTTTTCCTGCGCTCCTGAGCCTCATAGGCGACAGAATCGTGGACATGAGAGAACAAGGAACTGTGCCGGATGTCGAGAAAGTGATTGAGCAGGAGAGGGACGGGATACTGAGAATCTTCAGCAGAGTGTTCAAGTGCCTGTGCGATGACAAAAGCGCGGCTCTGGTGATTCAGGCGGCGGTCGGACCTCGCTACAAGATAACTCCTGCGGAGATACAGACGCTGTCGGAGTATATGGGGTATATTTTCCACGAAGCAAAAGGCTTCTGGACGATAATTTCTCCCGAGTTCCTGAATTACCTCAGGTGTCAGAAGCTGAATGTCCCGATATGGCCTCAGCTCTCCGAAGCACAGGCTGCCCTAGTGAGGCTTGTCCGCGAGAAGCTGACTGAACATTTCGGCGTGGACAGGCACAACCTCGACGATGTCCTGATAGCGAAGAAACTTATTCCCGCCACAAAAATAGATCAGTACATCAGCGACCGGGACAACAACAGGAAGAAGTACGGCGTGGAGTCTGACCTTCTGGATGTGCTGCCGATCGAGGGGCTTGCGAATATTATCAGCCAGTACTGGCCGGGAATTTTCTCGGAGTACTTCAAGGGCAAAGATTACGAGGGATACTGGAGACCCCGCTTCCTTGAGCTTGCCCGCGCGCGTAATCCTGTAGCCCACGCTCACCCGGACTACCTGACGGACGAGGACATCGCGAGGGTCAACGCGATATGCATTGAGATCATGGAGTGCCTGTAA
- a CDS encoding permease: protein MTSILRREFIYLWYYFTVQLEQIYAYWLAGMAIGSFISVFGKEKIHSLFASMNGKKLSLFGIVPACVLGIASPLCMYGTIPIAASFREKGMREDWLASFMMASVLLNPQLIIYSTALGRTALIVRVASCFVCGIAAGLAVHLYNRITHRDFFTFSGFWETHNRDTDPNIFIRYIKNFGRNVRATGGYFLLGIVLTALFMRYVPAESFARLFGRRNGFGVLMAATIGVPLYACGGGTIPLLIQWLADGMSMASASAFMITGPATKITNLGALKIVLAGWKFAGYLAFVIAYSLLNGLAVEIMLPVS from the coding sequence TTGACTAGCATTCTTCGCAGAGAGTTTATTTATCTCTGGTACTACTTCACCGTTCAGCTTGAGCAGATTTACGCTTACTGGCTGGCGGGAATGGCTATAGGCTCGTTCATCTCAGTCTTCGGCAAGGAGAAGATTCACTCACTCTTCGCGTCGATGAACGGGAAGAAGCTGAGCCTGTTCGGGATTGTTCCGGCGTGCGTGCTGGGGATTGCGTCGCCGCTGTGCATGTACGGAACGATTCCGATAGCCGCATCTTTCAGGGAAAAGGGAATGCGTGAGGACTGGTTAGCGTCGTTCATGATGGCATCAGTCCTCCTCAATCCCCAGCTCATCATCTACAGCACTGCACTTGGCCGGACTGCGTTGATTGTGCGCGTTGCGTCGTGCTTCGTCTGCGGAATAGCGGCCGGTCTTGCCGTTCACCTCTACAACAGAATCACGCACAGAGACTTCTTCACGTTCTCCGGCTTCTGGGAGACGCATAACCGCGACACAGACCCCAACATCTTCATCCGCTACATCAAGAACTTCGGGCGGAATGTCCGTGCTACTGGAGGCTATTTCCTGCTCGGAATAGTGCTGACTGCGCTGTTCATGCGTTATGTTCCGGCAGAGAGCTTTGCCCGTCTGTTCGGACGGAGAAACGGCTTCGGGGTCTTGATGGCGGCGACAATCGGCGTGCCCCTGTACGCTTGCGGAGGCGGGACAATACCCCTGCTGATTCAGTGGCTGGCTGACGGCATGAGCATGGCAAGCGCGTCTGCGTTCATGATTACCGGCCCGGCAACGAAGATAACGAACTTAGGCGCGCTGAAGATCGTTCTTGCTGGCTGGAAGTTTGCAGGGTATCTGGCGTTCGTGATTGCGTACTCGCTGCTGAACGGCCTCGCCGTAGAGATTATGCTCCCGGTCTCCTGA
- a CDS encoding DUF362 domain-containing protein, which translates to MKKFSLAFLLVLALAGSSFAAPAVYFTKDISPAGLMAIYEHLGRTPEGKVAVKLSTGEAGNTHYLSPALIGELVKRVNGTIVECNTAYGGSRSATALHRQVIEDHGFNAIANVDIMDEEGEVSLPVTGGKHLKEDVVGSHFKNYDFVLVLTHFKGHAMGGFGGALKNISIGIASPRGKVIIHTAGTKDSGSIWYDKQDDFLESMAEAAKAVSDSLGGGKRIMYISVMNHLSVDCDCDGNPSAPDMHDIGILGSLDPVALDQACVDLVYKAPDGSSLIKRMESRHGIHTVEHAAEIGLGSREYDFVSVD; encoded by the coding sequence ATGAAGAAATTTTCGTTAGCGTTCTTGCTGGTGCTCGCACTGGCGGGCTCATCCTTCGCCGCTCCTGCAGTGTACTTCACTAAGGACATCTCGCCCGCCGGACTGATGGCGATCTACGAGCATCTAGGCCGCACACCCGAAGGCAAAGTCGCCGTCAAGCTCAGCACCGGAGAGGCCGGAAATACTCACTACCTCTCACCGGCACTCATCGGCGAGCTCGTCAAGCGCGTCAACGGCACAATCGTCGAGTGCAACACCGCCTACGGTGGCTCAAGGTCAGCTACAGCCCTTCACCGCCAGGTCATCGAGGATCACGGCTTCAACGCGATCGCAAACGTCGACATCATGGACGAAGAAGGTGAAGTGTCCCTGCCGGTAACAGGCGGAAAGCACCTGAAAGAAGACGTTGTAGGCTCGCACTTCAAGAACTATGACTTTGTGCTGGTTCTGACGCACTTCAAGGGGCACGCAATGGGCGGCTTCGGCGGCGCGCTGAAGAACATCTCCATCGGTATTGCTTCACCGCGCGGCAAAGTCATCATTCACACGGCGGGCACTAAGGACAGCGGCTCTATATGGTACGACAAGCAGGATGACTTCCTCGAGTCAATGGCCGAAGCGGCAAAGGCAGTGTCCGACTCTCTCGGCGGCGGAAAGCGCATCATGTACATCAGCGTCATGAATCACCTGTCCGTTGACTGCGACTGCGACGGAAACCCCTCAGCCCCAGACATGCACGACATCGGAATACTCGGCTCGCTTGACCCGGTCGCTCTTGATCAGGCATGTGTAGATTTGGTGTACAAAGCCCCCGACGGCTCATCCCTCATCAAGCGCATGGAATCACGTCATGGCATTCACACAGTCGAGCACGCCGCAGAAATCGGGCTCGGAAGCAGAGAGTATGACTTTGTGAGCGTTGACTAG
- a CDS encoding SDR family oxidoreductase, producing the protein MSITRMIKRAITLFKEEKLIPIVKPVSRSSLLEGRTALITGGSGGIGMAIAEAFMNSGAGVIIAGTNEEKLSKCLRKLRNGGGGSCKSIVINMLDVKSMQAKFAEAVSLAEGNRIDILVNSAGVYNPSLNDFLELTEEGYDSTMNINLKGVYFMCQAAAKYMIENGIRGHILNISSQAELEPAFSPYRLSKWGVRAITSGLAKVLLPHGIIVNAIAPGPCATDMQNWQEGESIYSWDNPAKRLVMPEEVAEYALLMASDMGNMVVGSTLYISGGRGVIEVR; encoded by the coding sequence ATGAGCATAACAAGAATGATTAAGAGGGCAATCACTCTCTTTAAGGAGGAGAAGCTGATACCGATAGTGAAACCCGTTAGCAGGAGTTCTCTGCTCGAGGGCAGGACGGCTCTCATTACGGGCGGGAGCGGAGGAATCGGGATGGCGATAGCTGAAGCGTTCATGAACAGCGGCGCAGGCGTGATTATTGCCGGTACGAACGAGGAGAAGCTGTCGAAGTGCCTGCGTAAATTACGTAATGGGGGGGGGGGCTCTTGTAAGTCGATTGTGATTAACATGCTGGATGTAAAGTCGATGCAGGCCAAGTTCGCTGAAGCAGTGAGCCTAGCCGAAGGGAACAGGATCGACATTCTCGTCAACTCTGCTGGAGTGTACAACCCCTCGCTGAATGACTTTCTTGAACTCACGGAAGAAGGCTACGACAGCACCATGAACATCAACCTTAAGGGAGTATATTTCATGTGCCAGGCCGCCGCGAAGTATATGATAGAGAACGGCATACGCGGGCACATCCTGAACATATCATCGCAGGCGGAGCTCGAACCCGCCTTCTCTCCGTACAGGCTGTCGAAGTGGGGGGTACGGGCAATAACCTCCGGGCTAGCGAAAGTTCTCCTCCCTCATGGAATAATCGTCAACGCGATAGCTCCCGGGCCTTGTGCGACAGACATGCAGAACTGGCAGGAAGGTGAGAGCATCTATTCTTGGGACAACCCGGCGAAGAGACTTGTGATGCCGGAAGAGGTGGCTGAATACGCGCTGCTTATGGCGAGCGACATGGGCAATATGGTTGTGGGGAGCACGCTTTACATTTCCGGCGGCAGGGGAGTTATTGAGGTGCGGTAG